In one Candidatus Nitronereus thalassa genomic region, the following are encoded:
- a CDS encoding DUF3365 domain-containing protein yields the protein MKVARRFQILSIAVAIVLIGFNVSWPHEYSGDLKGIDPMIVAEYIHAVIESDRTLYAIHVVERMQDTGTAIASERWEAMNALPLPAQMLLLSGKRVQKMGVGLHYRLASLWPIYAKNGPKTDFEQQGLEAVVKDGSQPYTDIIEEGNTKFFVAIYADRAVSSACVNCHNTHILSPKRDQKLGDVMGGLIISFPVQ from the coding sequence ATGAAAGTCGCCCGTCGATTTCAAATCCTATCAATCGCAGTAGCCATTGTCCTGATAGGATTCAATGTTTCCTGGCCTCATGAATATTCCGGAGACCTCAAGGGTATAGATCCCATGATCGTGGCGGAATACATCCATGCGGTGATCGAATCGGACCGAACTCTCTATGCGATTCATGTGGTCGAGAGAATGCAAGACACCGGCACTGCCATTGCTTCAGAGAGATGGGAGGCCATGAACGCCCTACCACTACCAGCCCAAATGCTTCTACTCTCCGGAAAGCGGGTTCAGAAAATGGGAGTGGGACTCCACTATAGATTGGCAAGTCTATGGCCAATTTACGCCAAAAACGGTCCTAAAACCGACTTCGAACAGCAAGGGCTTGAGGCGGTAGTGAAAGATGGAAGCCAGCCCTACACGGATATCATTGAAGAAGGTAACACCAAATTTTTTGTGGCGATTTATGCCGATCGTGCCGTCTCAAGTGCGTGCGTTAATTGTCACAACACTCACATCCTCAGTCCGAAACGAGATCAAAAATTAGGCGATGTGATGGGGGGACTGATCATTTCTTTCCCCGTTCAGTAG
- a CDS encoding carboxypeptidase-like regulatory domain-containing protein, whose translation MLKLFTKEIQIRLGIFLFPMIFTTMDLVTGPYPALSYEERTDFQGGRLTGTVVLNGTLPQPKRYNLVLFPDPYYCGRISDGKGWRMSPFMQLRSRDTIPGVLVFLNNIEWGKPLRLQRPVVQAKNCEFAPYITKISHGNTLAFENLDPVPHDIEVFEYSEKGGKFIFREPLVRNPQLQKSDFLTENGQAKHLPGPKVTHRAFSKGPMVFRCSFHEYMEAWGFVLSHPYYSITGTSGEFTITDIPPGKYQLVVWHPLGRLEQYIEITASHTLSLDLEFKPTAPITYAEDKPQPNPFGIDLLGDSQIVPTVELQKWED comes from the coding sequence ATGTTGAAACTTTTCACCAAGGAAATCCAAATCAGATTAGGGATATTTCTTTTTCCCATGATCTTTACAACCATGGACTTGGTCACAGGCCCCTACCCAGCCCTCAGTTACGAAGAAAGGACAGATTTTCAGGGAGGGCGTTTGACTGGCACGGTCGTTCTGAATGGTACTTTGCCTCAACCCAAACGATACAATCTGGTCTTGTTCCCTGATCCTTACTACTGTGGCCGAATATCAGATGGGAAAGGGTGGCGCATGTCTCCATTCATGCAATTGAGATCAAGGGATACCATTCCTGGAGTTCTTGTGTTCCTCAACAATATCGAATGGGGAAAACCTCTTCGGCTGCAACGACCCGTCGTACAAGCCAAAAACTGTGAGTTTGCCCCTTATATTACAAAGATATCTCACGGGAATACGCTCGCTTTTGAAAACTTAGACCCCGTCCCTCACGACATTGAGGTCTTCGAATATTCAGAAAAGGGAGGGAAATTTATTTTTCGCGAGCCCCTTGTAAGGAATCCCCAACTTCAGAAAAGTGATTTCCTGACTGAAAACGGGCAAGCGAAACATCTGCCAGGTCCCAAAGTGACCCACCGGGCCTTCTCAAAAGGACCAATGGTTTTTCGATGCAGCTTTCATGAATACATGGAGGCATGGGGATTTGTCTTGAGTCATCCCTATTACTCTATCACGGGAACCTCGGGTGAATTTACGATCACTGATATTCCGCCTGGAAAGTATCAGCTTGTGGTTTGGCATCCTCTTGGCCGGCTGGAGCAGTATATCGAGATCACCGCCTCTCACACATTGAGTCTCGACCTCGAATTTAAACCGACCGCCCCCATCACATATGCGGAAGATAAACCTCAGCCCAACCCGTTTGGCATTGATCTGTTAGGCGATAGTCAAATCGTTCCCACGGTGGAACTGCAGAAATGGGAGGACTAG
- a CDS encoding TIGR01777 family oxidoreductase, giving the protein MNIIIAGGTGFIGKHLCQELSEREHKVTVLTRNASKARNVLPTQIHLSEWDCLNWGSLESTLSGSDAVINLAGEPIAEGRWTPSRKEQLRSSRIDTTRMIVNAMSNLPLTVRPRVLINASGIGYYGLDETKTVDELSKAGNGFLAALCVEWEAEALRATDYGLRTVCLRTGMVLGQDGGALPKMLLPFRLFLGGPIGDGQQPISWIHVKDHVQLIQAILEHDSYRGPINAVSPHPVTMKEFCIQLGKVLGRPSWLPVPRFALKLGLGELSTLMTHGQRVDPLMAQKLGFTFQYPKLPSALSEILEK; this is encoded by the coding sequence ATGAACATTATCATTGCAGGAGGAACCGGGTTTATTGGGAAGCACCTTTGTCAAGAATTAAGTGAACGTGAACACAAGGTGACAGTTCTCACACGGAACGCCTCCAAAGCGCGAAATGTCCTTCCCACACAAATTCATCTCAGCGAGTGGGACTGTTTAAACTGGGGTTCTCTGGAAAGCACGCTCTCCGGGTCGGATGCCGTCATCAATCTGGCCGGGGAACCGATTGCTGAGGGCCGATGGACTCCATCGCGCAAAGAACAGCTTCGCTCCAGCCGGATCGATACGACTCGCATGATTGTGAACGCGATGTCCAATCTTCCTCTGACCGTTCGCCCCAGAGTGCTTATCAATGCTTCGGGCATCGGGTATTACGGTCTTGATGAAACTAAGACCGTCGATGAATTATCAAAAGCAGGAAATGGTTTTTTGGCCGCTTTGTGTGTGGAATGGGAAGCCGAAGCCTTGAGGGCCACTGACTATGGCCTTCGAACAGTATGCCTGAGAACCGGAATGGTCTTGGGCCAAGACGGAGGTGCTCTCCCTAAGATGCTCCTCCCTTTTCGCCTTTTTCTGGGAGGGCCAATTGGTGATGGCCAGCAACCAATTAGCTGGATTCACGTGAAAGATCACGTCCAACTCATTCAGGCTATTCTTGAACATGATTCCTATCGGGGCCCGATTAATGCTGTGTCCCCTCATCCAGTAACTATGAAAGAGTTTTGCATTCAATTAGGCAAGGTATTAGGGAGACCCTCTTGGCTTCCAGTCCCAAGATTTGCTCTGAAGCTTGGATTGGGTGAATTATCCACGCTCATGACACATGGACAACGGGTCGACCCTTTGATGGCACAAAAACTGGGGTTCACTTTTCAATACCCCAAGCTCCCGTCTGCACTTTCGGAAATACTAGAAAAATGA
- a CDS encoding redoxin family protein — MTVNISRGQPIPDATLLGADNTRIQMNELKGRVKILSVVPQLNTPVCDEQTHRFSEKNEGLDQHLQIVTISTNTYEDQAVFAEKARIGNITFLSDSPDFDFGRKTGFLHPMHQILQRAVMVLDEENVVRYIEIVPMSQLPNFPAALEAARRVLGPRP; from the coding sequence ATGACGGTCAACATATCCCGAGGGCAGCCAATTCCCGACGCCACACTTCTTGGTGCAGACAATACCCGTATACAAATGAACGAACTCAAGGGTCGCGTAAAAATTTTGAGCGTGGTTCCACAACTCAATACTCCTGTCTGCGATGAACAGACGCATCGATTTAGTGAAAAGAATGAGGGGTTGGATCAACACCTTCAAATTGTCACGATCAGCACGAATACCTATGAGGATCAAGCGGTCTTCGCAGAAAAAGCCCGAATTGGAAATATCACCTTTCTCTCTGACTCTCCCGATTTTGATTTTGGCCGAAAGACAGGTTTCTTGCATCCCATGCATCAAATTTTGCAACGCGCAGTGATGGTGCTGGATGAGGAAAATGTCGTGCGGTATATTGAAATTGTACCCATGAGCCAGCTCCCTAATTTCCCGGCAGCATTAGAGGCGGCTCGGCGTGTGCTTGGTCCTCGTCCCTAA
- a CDS encoding DUF4149 domain-containing protein, whose amino-acid sequence MMVETLAYLHILAIAVLVGKVVFLSFVTAPVLARTLDPDSFAKVVRQLFPQYYALGMVAATIGWATITSIGLLKGFGPIDLISSTLWLGILTIENYCRSPLTPRINALSDRLKEADQRGLNILSVKKDRDDLHRLSVQLNSLVLIIGLCLIGLI is encoded by the coding sequence ATGATGGTAGAAACTCTGGCCTATCTCCATATCCTCGCGATTGCCGTGCTCGTAGGAAAGGTCGTTTTTTTATCCTTCGTGACCGCCCCCGTGCTCGCACGAACTCTGGACCCTGATTCGTTTGCGAAGGTCGTGCGCCAACTCTTTCCCCAGTACTATGCGCTGGGAATGGTGGCGGCCACCATAGGATGGGCCACGATCACAAGCATCGGTCTTTTAAAAGGGTTCGGCCCCATTGATCTGATTTCTTCCACCCTGTGGCTTGGCATCTTGACCATTGAAAATTACTGTCGATCGCCTCTGACACCAAGAATTAATGCTTTGAGTGATCGATTGAAGGAGGCAGACCAACGAGGACTAAACATCCTTTCCGTTAAAAAAGATCGAGATGATCTCCATCGCCTGTCTGTACAACTCAATAGCCTGGTGCTGATCATTGGATTGTGCTTGATAGGATTGATCTAA
- a CDS encoding PDZ domain-containing protein, giving the protein MKTSAQTSFLQYSLYSERWILLTSFLGILLLFPIKGHSQESYPIQSNPHGDMEQPMLPPPGIIGVALHLTAERIGDPAGLFIRATHPAGPGARAGLAHGQEILAVDGQPVKGKTYREVVAIIRGEIGKSVTLTVRTFSNVKEVKIIRVSEDMLSEEKHT; this is encoded by the coding sequence ATGAAAACATCGGCACAAACCTCATTTCTTCAGTATTCCCTTTATTCCGAGCGTTGGATTCTGCTGACTAGTTTCCTCGGAATCCTGCTCCTGTTCCCAATCAAGGGCCATAGTCAGGAGAGCTATCCAATCCAAAGCAACCCTCATGGGGACATGGAACAACCCATGCTGCCACCACCAGGAATTATCGGAGTGGCCTTGCATCTCACCGCAGAGCGTATCGGGGACCCTGCGGGATTATTTATCAGGGCCACTCATCCTGCGGGGCCAGGAGCCAGAGCAGGACTCGCCCATGGACAAGAAATCTTGGCCGTGGATGGTCAACCAGTCAAAGGCAAAACCTATCGTGAAGTCGTCGCGATTATACGGGGAGAAATCGGGAAATCCGTGACACTTACTGTGAGAACGTTTTCAAATGTTAAAGAAGTGAAAATAATTCGTGTGAGTGAAGACATGTTATCGGAAGAGAAACACACCTGA
- a CDS encoding DUF523 and DUF1722 domain-containing protein, giving the protein MKTTPSTAKPHEDKKEPLPSTLRIGISHCLLGEEVRFDGGHKRDGFLADTFSQFVEWVPVCPEYEAGLGIPREAMRLVGNSDNPTLITIKTKKDHTALLKNYSQKKVKELETMNLDGFVFKKDSPSCGVHRVRIYNDHGMPNPHGRGLFAQRYIESNPLIPVEEEGRLNDPVLRENFVERVFCYQRWRLLNRARVNRRALVEFHTKHKFLLLAHGRTHYQKLGRLVADSKKYSPSELTTEYGNLFMEALKTKATTRKHMDVLQHLAGFLKKQLSRNERQELVEVIEDYHRGLTPLIVPLTLIIHYVKIHQISYLLDQVYLTPHPKELMLRNHV; this is encoded by the coding sequence ATGAAAACCACCCCCTCCACCGCAAAACCGCATGAAGATAAAAAGGAACCCCTTCCTTCAACACTACGCATAGGGATCAGTCACTGCCTGCTAGGTGAAGAAGTGAGGTTTGATGGTGGGCATAAACGTGATGGTTTCTTAGCCGACACCTTTAGTCAATTTGTCGAATGGGTCCCCGTCTGCCCGGAATACGAGGCGGGGTTGGGCATTCCCCGTGAGGCCATGCGCTTGGTGGGAAATTCGGACAATCCGACCCTTATTACGATTAAAACAAAAAAAGACCACACAGCCCTTCTGAAAAATTATTCTCAGAAAAAGGTCAAAGAACTCGAAACCATGAATTTAGATGGCTTTGTCTTTAAGAAGGATTCCCCAAGCTGCGGAGTTCATCGGGTCCGAATTTATAATGACCATGGAATGCCCAACCCACATGGCAGAGGACTCTTTGCCCAAAGATATATTGAAAGCAATCCTCTGATTCCCGTGGAAGAAGAGGGGCGGCTCAATGATCCGGTATTAAGGGAAAACTTTGTCGAACGTGTGTTCTGCTACCAACGATGGCGGCTCCTGAATCGCGCTCGGGTCAACCGCAGGGCACTTGTCGAGTTTCATACAAAACACAAGTTTCTGTTGTTAGCCCATGGTCGGACCCATTATCAAAAACTTGGTCGCCTCGTGGCGGATAGTAAAAAGTATTCTCCAAGTGAATTGACGACCGAGTATGGAAATCTGTTCATGGAAGCCCTCAAAACGAAGGCAACTACGCGAAAACACATGGATGTACTCCAACATCTCGCCGGATTTCTTAAAAAACAATTGTCTCGTAATGAACGCCAGGAATTAGTCGAAGTCATAGAAGACTATCACCGTGGCTTGACCCCTCTCATCGTTCCTCTCACCTTGATTATTCATTACGTCAAGATCCATCAGATTAGTTATCTGCTCGATCAGGTCTATCTGACGCCTCATCCCAAAGAACTGATGTTACGCAACCATGTCTAA
- a CDS encoding MerR family transcriptional regulator, which translates to MSKFQCNPSGFGIKHLSEITGLSAHVIRKWDQRYNFLSPYRAENGYRLFTPIDLQLLIFIKSQVALGNTIGQLALRGREALIAEMNSGPLDLSVFPVEVQSQVAEILDAARKGNQAAVEYTLYLFVQHYGIDRALIDIFFPILRTIGDLWHQGRIGIPGEQSVSQTIRRVLAEDILLQKGAEKPQALIACMPNDYHEIGAMAALRLLQKCGWKALYLGADSSIEIVRLACTRRQAQLVLFSCVVERSPEEMKALIDNIVKHLLPITNVVIGGQGGLLYIDWLERKGIRYIGKLEAVKELHPRSLEHSRIA; encoded by the coding sequence ATGTCTAAATTTCAGTGTAACCCATCAGGATTCGGCATCAAGCATCTGTCGGAGATCACAGGGTTAAGTGCCCATGTCATAAGAAAGTGGGACCAACGGTACAATTTCCTATCGCCTTATCGTGCTGAAAATGGTTACCGTCTGTTTACTCCGATAGATCTTCAATTATTGATCTTTATTAAATCTCAGGTCGCCCTGGGTAACACTATTGGACAACTCGCCCTTCGAGGCCGGGAGGCGCTCATCGCCGAAATGAATTCCGGTCCCCTAGACCTGAGTGTATTTCCCGTGGAAGTTCAATCCCAGGTTGCTGAGATACTGGACGCAGCAAGGAAGGGAAACCAGGCAGCCGTCGAATACACCCTATATCTTTTCGTTCAGCACTATGGCATTGACCGAGCGTTGATCGACATATTTTTTCCAATCCTTCGGACCATTGGCGATCTTTGGCATCAAGGGCGTATTGGCATTCCAGGAGAGCAATCAGTTTCTCAAACCATTCGTAGAGTGCTTGCTGAAGATATTTTACTTCAAAAGGGAGCAGAGAAGCCGCAGGCATTGATCGCCTGCATGCCCAATGATTACCATGAAATCGGCGCAATGGCAGCGTTGCGGCTTCTTCAAAAGTGCGGCTGGAAAGCCCTTTACCTTGGTGCGGATTCGAGTATTGAAATTGTTCGACTGGCTTGCACCCGGAGGCAGGCACAACTGGTTCTATTTTCCTGCGTCGTTGAGCGCTCCCCTGAAGAAATGAAAGCCCTCATTGACAATATCGTGAAACATTTACTGCCTATCACCAACGTAGTCATAGGAGGTCAAGGAGGTTTGTTATATATTGACTGGCTTGAACGAAAGGGTATCCGGTATATTGGAAAATTGGAAGCCGTAAAGGAACTCCATCCCCGATCATTGGAACATTCACGGATAGCCTAA
- a CDS encoding CbiX/SirB N-terminal domain-containing protein, giving the protein MSDETKGVILVGHGGIPKGFPGDLVTKLKRLEAQRRAAGKPMSEEEYELDQKIRLWPRTPETDPYQAGLERLATQLKPLTDGGHFSIAYNEFCTPTLEEAIEKQIAEGAKDITVVSTMFTPGGSHSEYEIPEEMAELRKKHPGVTLTYAWPFDLGKVAEMLAEHIQRFQAQPAGKS; this is encoded by the coding sequence ATGAGTGATGAAACAAAAGGGGTCATACTCGTTGGCCATGGCGGAATCCCCAAGGGATTTCCCGGTGACCTTGTGACAAAATTAAAACGACTCGAAGCCCAACGGAGGGCAGCGGGGAAACCCATGTCCGAAGAAGAATATGAACTTGACCAAAAAATTCGGCTCTGGCCACGAACGCCAGAAACTGATCCTTACCAAGCCGGGCTTGAACGGTTGGCCACACAATTAAAACCTCTCACCGATGGCGGGCATTTTTCAATCGCATATAACGAATTCTGCACCCCCACTTTGGAGGAGGCCATTGAAAAACAAATTGCTGAGGGGGCCAAGGACATCACGGTGGTATCTACCATGTTCACCCCTGGAGGCTCCCATTCGGAATATGAAATTCCTGAGGAAATGGCTGAGCTGCGAAAGAAGCATCCGGGAGTCACGCTGACTTACGCCTGGCCTTTTGATCTTGGCAAAGTTGCTGAAATGCTAGCGGAACATATCCAACGATTCCAAGCGCAACCCGCGGGAAAGAGTTGA
- a CDS encoding ethylbenzene dehydrogenase-related protein: MSEKLKIGNKRAMFAVVFAMVTGSLLSLGNIPLAVSQPVTIPVTKIAGDIPMDAAAPIWETVPGVIVPLSGQTITTPMHPNISVKTVMVKMATNGRDIGVWANWGDQTLNETVIGPQDFRDQMAVQFPVQTSGAPPFQCMGQSGGTVNIWRWNAEWQKDLGTGVAGMWDVDQQYPSLAWDYYYEEPAGGVTYMDRNGRSSGPFNEGIWSGNILSDPNLRKSSVEDLNANGFSTLTTQTNQNVLGNGLWEPYGALKGGCCNGPTWRVVMKRTLKTGDKNDVQFLSGMTVPVAFAVWDGSNVERNGMKGISTWFSAKMPDNL; encoded by the coding sequence ATGTCCGAAAAGTTAAAGATTGGCAACAAACGAGCGATGTTCGCGGTTGTCTTCGCAATGGTTACAGGTTCCCTTCTGAGCTTAGGAAACATTCCTTTAGCCGTAAGTCAGCCAGTCACGATTCCGGTGACAAAGATTGCAGGTGACATTCCCATGGATGCCGCCGCCCCCATTTGGGAAACGGTGCCTGGCGTGATAGTACCCCTCAGCGGCCAAACCATCACCACGCCCATGCACCCCAATATTTCCGTCAAGACGGTGATGGTTAAAATGGCTACTAATGGACGCGACATTGGGGTGTGGGCGAATTGGGGAGATCAAACCCTCAATGAAACGGTGATCGGACCACAGGATTTCCGTGACCAGATGGCCGTTCAATTTCCAGTACAAACATCCGGGGCACCCCCCTTTCAATGCATGGGGCAATCGGGTGGCACCGTTAACATTTGGCGATGGAATGCTGAATGGCAAAAGGATCTCGGAACTGGTGTCGCAGGAATGTGGGACGTGGATCAGCAATATCCTTCCCTAGCCTGGGATTATTACTATGAAGAACCGGCAGGTGGAGTGACTTACATGGACCGCAACGGACGATCCTCTGGTCCATTCAATGAAGGGATCTGGTCCGGGAATATCCTGTCTGATCCCAACCTTCGAAAAAGTTCCGTGGAGGATTTAAATGCCAACGGGTTTAGTACGTTGACCACACAAACGAATCAAAATGTTCTCGGAAACGGATTATGGGAACCCTATGGCGCGCTCAAGGGCGGATGTTGTAACGGCCCCACATGGCGAGTGGTGATGAAGAGAACCCTCAAAACCGGCGATAAGAACGACGTACAATTTCTCTCAGGCATGACTGTCCCTGTGGCATTTGCAGTCTGGGATGGGTCAAACGTTGAACGCAATGGGATGAAAGGAATTTCCACCTGGTTCAGCGCAAAGATGCCAGACAATCTGTAG
- a CDS encoding DUF6279 family lipoprotein — protein MPSPQSNNLPQSHKLTLTYHCSSVLIAVLCLVLLSGCSMLSLAYDYADWILLWRIDHYFNTSPQQEERLEPHVKELHRWHRIQELPLYARFLRDVQDQVKTGLSSESLDNLLLNYQELRGHLARQIAFHGASFLLNLQPEQQTYFQSVLKQENQELQEDFGETPEKRVAKRMESVLSILEFWVGHVSQEQTKTIRTFIQGFPDTTEAYLNYREFRQRQLLDVLMESRDATIVENRVAEWINSNGQDVPPEYYSGVQQWQEAVKTIILNIDQILSPTQRHHMISKLQKFIDELERLSLA, from the coding sequence ATGCCAAGTCCACAATCGAACAATCTTCCCCAATCGCATAAGCTCACGCTCACGTATCATTGTTCTTCCGTGCTTATTGCCGTCCTTTGTCTCGTGCTACTGAGCGGCTGCAGCATGCTCTCCCTGGCCTATGATTATGCCGATTGGATTTTGCTTTGGCGCATCGATCATTATTTCAACACCTCTCCTCAACAAGAGGAACGATTAGAACCACACGTCAAAGAACTTCATCGCTGGCATCGAATCCAGGAATTGCCCTTATATGCGCGGTTCCTTCGAGACGTCCAGGACCAGGTGAAAACAGGCTTGTCCTCTGAAAGCCTTGATAACCTATTGCTCAATTATCAAGAGCTTCGCGGTCACCTCGCCAGACAAATTGCCTTCCATGGCGCCTCGTTTTTGCTTAATCTCCAACCCGAGCAACAAACCTATTTCCAATCTGTCCTCAAACAAGAAAACCAAGAGCTTCAAGAGGACTTCGGAGAAACACCAGAAAAGCGTGTAGCCAAACGTATGGAATCCGTTTTGAGCATTTTGGAGTTCTGGGTTGGTCATGTCTCGCAGGAGCAGACGAAAACCATCCGCACATTCATTCAAGGTTTCCCAGACACGACGGAGGCATATCTCAACTATCGTGAATTCCGCCAGCGACAGCTGCTCGATGTGCTCATGGAATCAAGAGATGCGACCATCGTGGAGAACAGGGTCGCGGAATGGATTAATTCAAACGGGCAGGACGTCCCTCCAGAGTATTATTCTGGAGTGCAACAATGGCAGGAGGCTGTAAAAACAATCATATTGAACATAGATCAAATCCTATCGCCAACCCAGAGGCATCACATGATCTCAAAACTGCAAAAATTCATTGATGAGCTTGAAAGGCTTTCTCTGGCTTAG
- a CDS encoding vitamin K epoxide reductase family protein has product MSKRHKREKASREASKDSSLPPVQEFKRTSPIDLVVLVLAIAGILVTAYLTFTASFEEHPAFCSEGSGCDIVQSSRWATFLAVPMALWGCLTYIVIAGLSWRARTKLGSWTPLIFMAFCGFAISAYLTIVSVVEIEATCPYCLASFAIITTIMILTLVRQPPGWLTSVKEAAVVAVLIVGALHLHYSGVFDASAGPEDPQLQALATHLEKTGVKFYGAYWCPRCQEQKAVFGSSAKRLPYVECSSGGRGSALTAPCVKNDIKSYPTWIIGEQRLTGLVKPRELANASGFDWKE; this is encoded by the coding sequence ATGTCCAAACGTCATAAGCGTGAAAAAGCCTCTCGTGAAGCTTCAAAAGATTCCAGTCTCCCACCTGTCCAGGAATTCAAGCGTACGTCTCCAATTGATCTGGTTGTTCTCGTCCTGGCAATAGCGGGAATCCTAGTGACCGCATACCTCACGTTTACGGCCTCATTTGAAGAGCACCCGGCATTCTGTAGCGAAGGCTCGGGATGCGACATCGTGCAGAGTAGTCGTTGGGCGACATTCCTTGCCGTACCCATGGCTCTTTGGGGTTGCCTTACCTATATCGTCATAGCCGGACTTTCCTGGCGCGCGCGAACCAAGCTTGGAAGCTGGACACCGTTAATTTTCATGGCATTTTGTGGCTTTGCCATCAGTGCCTACCTGACCATCGTCTCCGTCGTAGAAATCGAAGCGACATGCCCGTATTGTCTCGCCTCATTCGCGATCATCACGACAATTATGATTCTGACCTTGGTGCGGCAACCGCCTGGATGGCTGACCTCGGTCAAGGAAGCCGCCGTGGTCGCGGTACTCATCGTGGGTGCGCTACACCTGCACTATAGTGGAGTCTTCGACGCCTCGGCCGGACCAGAAGACCCTCAACTTCAAGCACTCGCCACCCATCTAGAAAAAACTGGTGTCAAATTCTATGGAGCCTACTGGTGCCCTCGCTGCCAAGAACAGAAGGCTGTCTTTGGGTCATCGGCGAAACGACTCCCATATGTCGAATGTAGTTCAGGCGGACGTGGAAGTGCTCTCACTGCTCCATGCGTCAAGAACGACATCAAAAGTTACCCCACCTGGATCATCGGGGAACAGCGACTCACCGGCTTGGTCAAGCCTCGAGAACTAGCCAACGCCTCGGGTTTTGATTGGAAAGAGTAA
- a CDS encoding PEP-CTERM sorting domain-containing protein — protein sequence MKSFTFSNRFTTALWSSLLCASILCGSSAFAASFDFASRTDTLPPGGTGESAWDTFTPYTWTVDGITVTATARNLANSQSRFVYADANNAGLGVCTTLSGGASTGARSSFSNICNPSNDDNITKNDVLDLVFSEVVTIDVLTLVNGSHGTSFTGDFGVAVDFLGTPTSILDYTHLLAQHNVVNPGLLTGTTFSFIANATISGTESNSRQLYVNAITANAPVPEPSTMILLGSGLVGLIGYRMKTTKA from the coding sequence ATGAAAAGCTTTACATTTTCAAATCGATTCACAACAGCCTTATGGTCGTCATTGCTGTGTGCCAGTATTCTTTGCGGTAGTTCAGCGTTTGCGGCGAGTTTTGATTTCGCCTCACGGACCGACACGTTGCCGCCAGGTGGTACCGGAGAGTCGGCCTGGGATACCTTTACTCCCTATACATGGACGGTGGATGGTATTACCGTGACGGCCACCGCGCGCAATCTTGCAAATTCGCAAAGTCGTTTTGTCTATGCAGATGCCAACAATGCGGGGTTAGGAGTTTGTACCACTCTGAGTGGTGGAGCTTCCACCGGTGCGCGGTCCAGCTTTTCAAATATTTGCAATCCAAGTAATGACGACAATATCACCAAAAACGATGTCCTTGATTTGGTGTTTAGCGAAGTCGTCACGATTGACGTACTGACCTTAGTCAACGGCAGTCATGGCACCAGCTTTACCGGCGACTTTGGCGTGGCCGTGGATTTTCTTGGAACTCCAACGAGCATTCTGGATTACACCCACCTTCTGGCCCAACACAATGTGGTCAATCCCGGTCTGTTAACTGGCACAACCTTCAGCTTTATTGCCAACGCCACCATTTCTGGAACAGAAAGCAATAGCCGGCAATTGTACGTCAATGCGATTACGGCCAACGCTCCCGTCCCTGAGCCCAGCACGATGATACTACTCGGTTCTGGCTTAGTCGGCCTCATTGGCTACCGGATGAAAACAACCAAGGCGTAA
- a CDS encoding DUF427 domain-containing protein, translated as MMEEIPEWVKAAQAKWKYRGLRRPSFAIEPQSGQESVWDYPRPPRIVRDQRHVIVRANGRIIADSQSTYRVLETASPPTFYIPPSDVGNSVLLPRAKSSLCEWKGRAQYWSMKMDGLVLEDVAWSYMNPFPGFEVIAGYIAFYPNRVDCYVNEELAQPQPGGLYGGWVTQDIVGPYKGEPGTGSW; from the coding sequence ATGATGGAGGAAATTCCCGAATGGGTAAAAGCGGCGCAGGCCAAATGGAAATACCGAGGTCTCAGAAGGCCCTCCTTTGCCATAGAACCTCAATCGGGGCAAGAGTCGGTATGGGATTACCCGCGGCCTCCACGAATCGTCCGCGACCAACGGCATGTAATTGTCCGAGCCAATGGTCGAATCATCGCGGATTCGCAATCGACCTATCGAGTTCTGGAAACGGCAAGTCCCCCGACGTTCTACATTCCCCCAAGTGATGTTGGCAACAGTGTGTTGCTACCAAGAGCCAAATCTTCCTTGTGCGAATGGAAAGGCAGGGCTCAATACTGGAGCATGAAGATGGATGGGCTGGTCTTAGAGGATGTGGCTTGGTCGTACATGAATCCCTTTCCTGGGTTCGAGGTAATCGCCGGGTATATAGCCTTTTATCCCAATCGAGTGGACTGTTACGTCAATGAAGAACTTGCACAACCACAACCCGGAGGACTCTACGGAGGCTGGGTCACTCAGGATATCGTCGGTCCGTACAAAGGTGAGCCAGGCACAGGGAGTTGGTAA